From the genome of Vicia villosa cultivar HV-30 ecotype Madison, WI linkage group LG2, Vvil1.0, whole genome shotgun sequence, one region includes:
- the LOC131651012 gene encoding uncharacterized protein LOC131651012 — translation MNSLLSLLILVFTFFSFNPLFSLASKSTYKDQCASLIPQTYPTTKLKFNSFPLSDKNTGYYIGGDSIVNVDTTWNQFSLYFPSRNTHATSHPHLFKVEGTISFRTSYDRRGYLTFKLDGFWSQSSGNVCMIGKSKGVSKKGDSLNLEAVFKLNSVFNSSNITNLVSGSLESLSSEKGDNDRYFEPISLMIFPKANYSYSLDTKEVENDFSFDSDDDDDNDDEEGLSLNFDSLSFCSYPLSSAITTLQLEYTHECSSSKNCTPVISGSSDQLPSHMSLKGIECSSSHTKKHKVRVLAEFSNSLDYYWNKNNHSLNTKTMLIGEGWWEEKKNMLYIVLCRFIGGRKSSSLNGTQVGDCSTRLRLRFPSIWSINSTSSIVGQIWSNKSASDPNYFKMITFRNDHNYRVGGKDLKYEYSKLDIVKQSCSTNKVVAIQGKRYPDAYSYDMKFDMSVRESKKKVAWGSSSPLFVDDDSYESDLSLSSSGSDAGILNNNNGSLFNISYRISLYAMSSSPFERNSLFNMSYYSMKISAEGIYDSRNGTLCMVGCRDLVSNEGTPTSHSLDCEVLMKFQFPSLDANDRSYIKGSIESTRHKSDPLYFKSLDVSARSYNVVFARRNAWRMDMEVIMTLISTTLACVFVGLQLYHVKKHPNVLPFISIFMMSILTLGHMIPLVLNFEALLAQNPNNKSYIIGYVEKWLEVNEISVRLITMVAFLLQFRLLHLTWSSRKTNESENNLWIAEKKASYVTFPLYAAGLLIALLLKLKNNRNSVTSMYRQHVSSWENIKSYGGFVLDGFLVPQVILNLFSNTKENALSSPFYFGTTFVRLLPHAYDLYRTRNYGDQDSYSYFYADPSEDFYSTSWDIFIPLACILLAIIIYLQQHFGAQCFLPRRFKGSKGYAKVPKSEGEVETTNM, via the coding sequence ATGAATTCTCTTCTTTCACTACTTATCTTAGTTTTCACTTTCTTCTCCTTCAACCCTTTATTCTCATTAGCCTCAAAATCCACCTACAAAGACCAATGTGCTTCTTTAATCCCACAAACATATCCAACAACCAAACTCAAATTCAATTCTTTCCCCTTAAGTGATAAGAACACAGGTTACTACATAGGAGGTGACAGTATCGTCAATGTCGATACTACTTGGAACCAATTCTCCTTGTACTTTCCATCAAGAAATACACATGCAACTTCACACCCTCATCTTTTCAAAGTTGAAGGAACTATATCATTTAGAACTTCTTATGATCGTAGAGGTTACTTAACTTTCAAGCTTGATGGTTTTTGGTCTCAATCTTCGGGGAATGTTTGCATGATTGGAAAAAGCAAAGGTGTTTCCAAAAAAGGTGATTCTCTTAATCTTGAAGCTGTCTTCAAGCTTAATAGTGTCTTCAATTCGAGTAACATAACTAATTTGGTTAGTGGAAGCTTAGAGAGTTTGAGTTCTGAAAAGGGTGACAACGATCGTTACTTTGAACCAATTTCTCTAATGATTTTTCCAAAAGCAAATTATAGTTATAGTTTGGATACTAAAGAAGTTGAAAATGATTTCTCTTTtgatagtgatgatgatgatgataatgatgatgaggaAGGTTTATCATTAAACTTTGATTCATTGAGTTTTTGTTCATATCCTCTCTCAAGTGCTATTACAACACTCCAACTAGAATACACTCATGAGTGTAGCTCTTCAAAGAATTGCACTCCTGTAATTAGTGGTTCTAGTGATCAATTGCCATCACACATGTCCTTGAAAGGAATTGAGTGCTCTTCTTCCCATACTAAGAAACATAAGGTTAGGGTTTTGGCTGAATTTTCAAATAGTCTTGATTACTATTGGAATAAGAATAACCATAGCTTAAATACCAAAACTATGTTAATAGGGGAAGGTTGGTGGGAGGAGAAGAAAAATATGCTTTATATAGTTCTTTGCCGTTTCATTGGTGGAAGAAAATCTTCATCCTTGAATGGAACTCAAGTTGGTGATTGTTCAACAAGATTGAGATTGAGATTTCCTTCAATTTGGTCAATCAATAGCACTAGTAGCATTGTTGGCCAAATTTGGAGCAACAAGAGTGCTAGTGATCCAAACTACTTCAAGATGATAACATTTAGGAATGATCATAATTATCGCGTCGGGGGAAAAGACTTGAAGTATGAGTATAGCAAGCTTGATATAGTTAAGCAATCATGTTCGACAAACAAGGTTGTCGCGATTCAAGGAAAAAGGTATCCAGATGCATATTCATATGACATGAAATTCGATATGTCGGTTAGAGAGTCCAAAAAAAAAGTAGCATGGGGTTCTTCATCTCCCTTATTTGTTGATGATGATTCCTATGAGTCAGATCTATCTCTATCAAGTAGTGGATCTGATGCAGGAATCTTGAACAACAATAATGGTAGCTTGTTTAACATTAGCTACAGGATTAGCCTCTACGCGATGTCTTCTTCGCCATTTGAAAGGAATTCCCTGTTTAACATGTCTTACTATTCGATGAAGATTTCTGCAGAAGGAATTTATGATTCGAGAAATGGAACCTTGTGTATGGTAGGTTGCCGCGACCTTGTTTCAAACGAAGGAACACCAACATCACATTCTTTGGATTGTGAAGTTCTGATGAAATTCCAGTTCCCTTCCTTAGATGCAAATGATAGGAGCTACATTAAGGGAAGCATTGAAAGCACACGCCACAAATCCGACCCTCTTTACTTCAAAAGTTTAGATGTATCCGCAAGATCATATAACGTCGTATTTGCAAGAAGAAATGCTTGGAGAATGGATATGGAAGTCATCATGACTCTGATATCTACCACTCTAGCATGTGTTTTCGTCGGATTGCAACTCTACCATGTGAAGAAACACCCGAATGTGCTTCCTTTCATCTCAATTTTTATGATGTCAATTCTCACATTAGGTCACATGATACCACTTGTTCTCAATTTCGAAGCACTTCTTGCTCAAAATCCAAACAACAAATCCTATATTATAGGATATGTTGAAAAATGGCTTGAAGTTAATGAAATAAGTGTGAGGCTAATCACAATGGTAGCTTTCTTGTTGCAATTTCGTCTCCTGCATCTAACTTGGAGTTCAAGAAAGACTAACGAAAGCGAGAACAACCTCTGGATTGCTGAGAAAAAGGCTTCTTATGTGACTTTCCCCTTGTATGCAGCTGGATTACTGATTGCATTGCTGTTGAAGTTAAAGAACAATAGAAACTCCGTTACATCGATGTACCGCCAACATGTTTCGTCATGGGAGAACATAAAATCTTATGGTGGTTTCGTATTGGATGGATTTCTTGTGCCGCAAGTCATTCTAAACTTGTTCTCAAATACAAAGGAAAATGCTCTTTCAAGTCCATTTTACTTTGGAACTACTTTTGTGAGACTCTTGCCACATGCTTATGATCTTTACAGGACTCGCAATTACGGCGACCAAGATAGTTACTCATACTTCTATGCCGATCCAAGCGAAGATTTCTACTCAACTTCTTGGGACATTTTCATTCCTTTGGCATGTATCCTATTAGCTATCATTATCTACTTGCAGCAACATTTTGGTGCTCAATGTTTCCTGCCTCgtagattcaaaggatcaaagggaTATGCAAAGGTGCCTAAATCAGAAGGAGAAGTAGAGACAACCAACATGTAA
- the LOC131647830 gene encoding putative ubiquitin-conjugating enzyme E2 38 yields MDPDVVEIPPSMFQHTPRFKKQKQSIVHDVIDIVDDENDDDDLMILGEITRKRKGKAPEALHEGYGDNHHIADGSLHPSGVESGYRWSKSSYRFVATPKHVHGSTSALKYASDVHDGAAVVLPQLTIIDEAENETLRKLQSFKQFDTVIDISDHHFINHNSSTKQNPKSWAKKIQEEWKILEKHLPDTIFVRVYESRMDLMRAVIIGAEGTPYHDGLFFFDIFFPSDYPNVPPNVHYHSGGLRINPNLYKCGKVCLSLLNTWHGSTKEKWTKGVSTMLQVLVSIQGLILNTQPYFNEPGWASMKGTPNGEKQARQYNENTFILSLRTMMYTIRKPPKNFEDLVAGHFYSRAHDILKSCIAYKKGVQVGCSVKGGVQDVDGSKGKKCSAKFKSGLVECMPSLIKEFENVGVKDCEKIENVGVKDCEKITSRVRRSTTSKK; encoded by the exons ATGGACCCTGATGTTGTCGAAATTCCTCCTTCAATGTTCCAACATACTCCTAGGTTCAAAAAACAGAAACAG TCCATTGTCCATGATGTTATTGACATTGTCGACGATGAGAATGACGATGATGATTTGATGATACTTGGTGAAATAACTCGTAAACGTAAGGGGAAGGCACCTGAAGCTCTTCATGAGGGTTATGGTGATAATCATCACATTGCG GACGGATCATTGCATCCTTCTGGAGTAGAATCAGGATACCGTTGGTCGAAGAGTTCTTATCGTTTCGTTGCCACTCCTAAGCATGTGCATGGTTCCACTAGTGCTCTCAAATATGCAAGTGATGTACATGATGGAGCAGCTGTTGTTCTCCCACAATTGACGATAATTGATGAAGCTGAAAATGAAACTCTGAGGAAACTTCAAAGTTTTAAGCAATTTGATACTGTCATTGACATTTCAGATCATCACTTTATTAATCATAATTCCTCCACAAAGCAG AATCCAAAGAGTTGGGCTAAAAAAATCCAGGAAGAGTGGAAGATTTTGGAGAAGCATTTGCCGG ATACAATATTTGTGAGAGTCTACGAATCAAGGATGGATCTCATGAGGGCTGTGATTATTGGAGCAGAAGGGACTCCTTACCACGACGGtcttttcttttttgatattttctttcccAGTGACTATCCCAATGTACCCCCG AATGTCCATTACCACTCTGGAGGTCTTCGGATCAACCCGAATTTGTATAAATGTGGCAAAGTATGTCTGAGTCTACTTAACACCTGGCATGGCAGCACGAAAGAGAAATGGACTAAAGGTGTTTCAACAATGCTACAAGTTCTAGTCTCCATACAAGGGCTAATCTTGAACACACAGCCTTACTTCAATGAACCTGGATGGGCATCTATGAAGGGTACACCAAACGGTGAAAAGCAGGCACGGCAGTATAATGAAAATACATTCATTCTATCGTTGAGGACAATGATGTATACGATAAGAAAGCCTCCAAAG aattttgaaGACTTAGTTGCCGGGCATTTCTACAGCCGAGCGCATGATATTCTGAAGTCATGTATAGCATACAAAAAAGGTGTTCAAGTTGGTTGTTCGGTCAAAGGTGGGGTTCAAGATGTTGATGGGAGTAAAGGAAAAAAATGCTCAGCTAAATTTAAGTCTGGTTTGGTTGAATGCATGCCTTCTCTTATCAAAGAGTTTGAAAATGTTGGAGTTAAGGACTGTGAGAAAATCGAAAATGTTGGAGTTAAGGACTGTGAGAAAATCACATCTCGGGTACGGCGCAGTACCACCAGCAAAAAGTGA
- the LOC131651011 gene encoding uncharacterized protein LOC131651011: MNPHLTITMFFFLFTLLTLSSFSSSQSQPSYKDHCSSIIQPSPLKDTTIILHSLFPLGGYFTGGEKVIHDQNSNKYSSFLLRHTKMHETINSNLFKIESTVSFRTSPNTVYYHVRNFTYGDKPSYKSQRHFKTSFVTFNLEGFWSKSSGKVCMVGTGVGYSKTGDSLNLEAVFKLNNVFDSSNITSLISGSLESLSFEKNQYFETISVIMFPKANYSYSLDSKEAENDFPFEKKGLSLNRFSSSFCSFPLSRAIRRLQLEYTHECNSSKNCTPVISDQLPYMMSLKVAECSHENKPRLKVMMVFSNKSDYWVEKGFNPKTMLIGEGWWDEKRNSLRVVACHFIGITKLSLNEARISDCSVRLSLRFPSVWSIKNTNNIVGEIWSNKSANDSNYFKTITFRNFENDRVGYRATKYEYSQLERVTKSCPAHNKVVKNKGRTRFPDVYSYDMRFDMSVRDGESHRRIAFAFSNPLSVGDHVYDIDQNNNVPVSDSSFTAESPRAMVIILNNGSVNSFNISYKITMFSNSSFEERNSVFNLSSYRVKISAEGIYDARTGTLCMIGCRDLNSIAGTEITDYVDCEILLKFQFPSLDTNNASYIQGSIESTRKKSDPLYFKSLEVSSSAIYEETAIKAVWRMDMEIIMVLISTTLSCVFVGLQLYHVKRYPNVVPFISIFMMSILTLGHMIPLVLNFEAVLTQNPNNKNFVFGYVGWLEVNEITVRIITMIAFLLQFRLLQLTWSSRKTSESDSNLWIAERKATYVTFPLYAAGLLISLLLKLRNDGSSWENLKSYGGLVLDGFLVPQVILNLFSNMNENVLSCSFYFGTTFVRLLPHAYDLYRSRNYARLYDGSYFYANPNADFYSTTWDIAIPLGGVLFAIIIYLQQRFGAQCVLPHRFRGPKVYEKVPMVTESEVEM; the protein is encoded by the coding sequence ATGAACCCTCATCTCACCATCACCATGttcttctttctcttcactctcttAACACTCTCTTCCTTTTCCTCATCACAATCACAACCTTCTTACAAAGACCACTGTTCTTCCATCATCCAACCCTCACCTCTCAAAGACACCACCATCATCCTCCACAGCCTCTTCCCTCTTGGTGGTTACTTCACAGGAGGTGAAAAAGTCATCCATGATCAAAACTCCAAcaaatactcctcttttctacTCAGACACacaaaaatgcatgaaactataAACTCCAACTTGTTCAAAATTGAATCAACAGTTTCATTCAGAACCAGCCCAAACACAGTTTACTATCATGTCAGAAACTTTACCTATGGTGACAAACCAAGTTATAAAAGTCAACGCCATTTCAAAACAAGTTTTGTAACTTTTAACCTTGAAGGGTTTTGGTCAAAGTCTTCAGGTAAAGTCTGCATGGTTGGAACAGGAGTTGGCTATTCCAAAACAGGTGATTCTCTTAATCTTGAGGCTGTTTTTAAGCTTAACAATGTTTTTGATTCAAGTAACATCACTAGTTTGATCAGTGGAAGCTTAGAGAGTTTGAGTTTTGAGAAAAATCAGTACTTTGAAACCATTTCTGTAATCATGTTTCCGAAAGCAAATTATAGTTATAGTTTGGATTCTAAAGAAGCTGAAAATGATTTCCCTTTTGAGAAAAAGGGTTTGTCACTAAATCGATTTTCATCGAGTTTTTGTTCATTTCCACTCTCAAGAGCTATTAGAAGACTTCAACTAGAGTACACTCATGAGTGCAATTCTTCAAAGAATTGCACTCCTGTGATCAGTGATCAATTGCCATATATGATGTCTTTGAAAGTTGCTGAATGTTCTCATGAAAACAAGCCTAGATTGAAGGTTATGATGGTGTTTTCGAATAAAAGTGATTATTGGGTTGAAAAAGGTTTCAATCCAAAGACTATGTTGATAGGGGAAGGTTggtgggatgagaagagaaactCATTGCGTGTAGTTGCTTGTCATTTCATCGGCATCACGAAATTGTCCTTGAATGAGGCTCGTATCAGCGATTGCTCGGTGAGATTGAGTTTGAGGTTCCCTTCAGTTTGGTCAATAAAAAATACTAACAATATAGTTGGAGAAATTTGGAGCAACAAAAGTGCTAATGATTCAAACTACTTCAAGACGATAACATTCAGAAATTTCGAGAACGATAGGGTCGGATATCGAGCGACGAAGTACGAGTATAGTCAACTCGAGAGAGTTACGAAATCATGTCCAGCACACAACAAGGTTGTCAAGAACAAAGGAAGAACAAGGTTTCCAGATGTTTATTCTTATGATATGAGATTTGATATGTCAGTTAGAGATGGAGAGTCTCATAGGAGAATAGCATTCGCTTTTTCAAATCCTTTATCTGTTGGTGATCATGTTTATGacattgatcaaaataataatgTTCCTGTTTCTGATTCAAGTTTCACAGCAGAATCTCCTAGGGCTATGGTAATAATCCTCAACAACGGTAGCGTAAACTCGTTTAACATTAGCTACAAGATTACCATGTTTTCTAATTCATCATTTGAAGAAAGGAATTCAGTGTTTAATCTTTCCTCTTACCGAGTTAAGATTTCTGCAGAAGGAATTTATGATGCTAGAACAGGAACTTTGTGTATGATCGGTTGTCGCGATCTTAACTCAATCGCTGGAACAGAAATAACTGACTATGTGGATTGTGAGATCCTCTTGAAGTTTCAATTTCCATCATTAGATACAAATAATGCAAGCTACATTCAAGGAAGTATCGAAAGCACGCGCAAGAAATCAGATCCTCTTTACTTCAAAAGCTTAGAGGTATCTTCGTCTGCAATTTACGAGGAAACAGCGATAAAAGCTGTTTGGAGAATGGATATGGAGATTATCATGGTTCTGATATCTACAACTCTATCGTGTGTTTTCGTCGGATTGCAACTATACCATGTGAAGAGATACCCGAATGTAGTTCCTTTCATCTCGATTTTTATGATGTCGATTCTCACATTAGGCCACATGATACCGCTTGTTCTAAATTTCGAAGCGGTTCTTACTCAAAATCCTAACAACAAAAACTTTGTGTTTGGATATGTTGGATGGCTTGAAGTTAATGAAATAACTGTGAGGATAATCACCATGATAGCTTTCTTGTTGCAGTTCCGTCTCCTTCAACTAACTTGGTCGTCAAGAAAGACCAGCGAGAGCGATAGCAACCTCTGGATTGCTGAGAGAAAGGCTACCTATGTGACTTTCCCTTTGTATGCCGCCGGATTATTGATTTCTTTGCTGTTGAAGTTGAGAAATGATGGTTCGTCTTGGGAGAACTTGAAGTCTTACGGTGGTTTGGTATTAGACGGCTTTCTTGTGCCGCAAGTCATTCTCAACCTGTTTTCAAATATGAACGAGAATGTTCTTTCGTGCTCGTTTTACTTTGGAACTACTTTTGTGAGACTCTTGCCACATGCTTACGATCTTTACAGAAGCCGAAATTATGCTCGACTCTATGACGGATCGTACTTCTATGCAAATCCTAATGCCGATTTTTACTCTACTACTTGGGATATTGCCATTCCTTTGGGAGGTGTCTTATTTGCTATCATTATCTACTTGCAGCAACGTTTTGGTGCTCAATGTGTTCTGCCTCATAGATTTAGAGGGCCAAAGGTATACGAAAAGGTGCCAATGGTGACTGAATCAGAAGTAGAAATGTAG